The Candidatus Paceibacterota bacterium genome contains the following window.
AAAGACTGGTGATAGCATCGTTTGAAGGGTACGGATCGGCCACATGCTTTACGCCTTTTTTGGAAAGGGAATAACCTTCAGCATTTTTTACAATAAATTCTTTCTTGATCAGAAATTGAAGGTGGTAGTTATACAAATCATTAGGAACTTTCTCAGGCTGCATTTCGCTATAGCGAAGAGATTTCGCATTTTTAAGGGAGGAGAGTATGTGGTTTTGTATAGGAGAAAAGTTTGGAAGCATGCGCGCTAAAATTAGCACAACTTACAAAATCCTCAAACTATTCCAAAAAGGTAAGGGCTTTGCCTTTTTTGTTGCCACGGCCAGTACGGCCGATGCGGTGGACATAGTCGTCGTAAGTGGCTGGGATGTCGAAATTGATGACGTGAGAAACATCACTAATATCGAGCCCGCGAGCGGCCACATCGGTCGCTATGAGAGCTTGGATATGGTCACCCTTGAAAAGCTCCAGAGCTTTCTGCCTCTTAGATTGATTTTTATTTCCATGGATCGATTCTGTTTTCAGACCGAGAGAAAAAAGTGTTTTTGAAAGTTTTTCTACACCATGCTTAGTTTTTCCGAAGATCAAGACTTTAGTAAATTCCGGTTGTGACAGGAGTTTATGAAGAACGTCTATTTTGTTTTCACCGCTTTTTATTCTGACCACATCCTGGTCGACATTTTTAGCAGTATCACGAGTTTTGACCGAAATCCGAACAGGATCTTTCAAAAATTCACCGATAAGTTTCTCGATCGTCGGAGAAAGGGTAGCTGAGAAGAAAAGACTTTGTCTATCTTTTGGCATCACGGCTACTACTTCTCTTATGTCATTTACGAAACCCATATCGAGCATACGATCAGCTTCATCTAGCACAATAGTTTTAAAGGAACGTAGATTAATACAATTCCTATTTATTAAATCTTTCAATCTTCCCGGCGTACCAATTACAAAGTTGTTGTAATATTTCAAATCTCTGATTTGGCCTCCTATCGGCGCACCACCATAGCAACAAGCTGAAAATATTTTCATATCTTTTGTAAATCCTTTCAGTTCGCTATTTATCTGCACAGCCAGTTCACGGGTCGGCACGATGACAAGTATTTTCTCGTCTTTATTTTTTAAGACTTTGTTTATGAGCGGGATGAGGAAAGCCGCCGTTTTACCAGTACCAGTGTTGGCGATACCGACCACATCAGAGCCTTTGAGAGCATGTGGAATAGCTCTATCTTGAATCGGGGTCGGAAGGACATAGCCTTTTTCTATGACAGCATTTTTCAAACTTTCTTCTATTAGAAAATCTGCAAATTTGTGTTCCGGCACAAAATGATCAGTCTCTTCTGTGATGACGGCTTTATTTATAAATTTAGATGGATCGATATATTGGCTCCGCCCAGCATTTTTGGTACCAGAAAACCTACCTCTATTATTAAATGAGGGTTTTCTCGGACCTCTTCTGTCAAAAGTTTTTTTATACATACGCAAAAATACCTAATCTTTAATATAAATGTAAGACGATTAGAGATCTCGTCAGTTTTTGTTTTTTCAACCACAAACCAAGGAGAATAACTTACCCTTTAAGTATATACCAATTGAAGCTTTTTGTCAATATTCAACCTATCTAAGCCACACATTTTCTTAATTCAGAGGAATGTGCCTCGGCACACTTAGGACAGCATATGACTTTGCGAGAGGGGCGAACAGTGTCATTACTATAGAAGTCTTCGCACAAAGAAGCACAATAAACACACCTGCCAATAATTTCTCTAAAAGGAGAATCGACTACCGGTGTCGTCATGCGATTATCGAAAACAAAAAGAGAGCCTTTAAACCTTTTAGCTGGAAATTTTTGCATATATGAGTGTATCCCATCTTGCAAGTGATAAAGATCTTGGAAACCTTCCCTCTTTAATAGACAGGTCGCCTTCTCACACCTGATATCACCCGTGCATACTGTCACCACTTTTTTATTTTTTAAGTCTTTTAGCTTTTCCATCCTATTTGGTAGATCCCGAAAATTCTGAAGGCTAAAACCAAGTTCATCGTTCACTGTCCCGTCAAACTTACCAACATTTATTTCATAATCATTACGCAAGTCTAGTATCACAAAATCCTCCTCTCCTTTTTCTTTTTTCATATACATTTCGTGGAGCTCATCGGCCGTGACAGTGGGGGCGGTTTCGTTTTTGATATCAAATTTGCCTGCACCCATAGTGACTACCTCAGGCTTCACTACTACCTGCAATCTCGTAAACGCCTTCCCATTCCCCTCACTCTCTTTAAAACTCATGTTTTTAAATAACTCCCATCCTTCCATTTTTCCATCTTTCAATATTTCCATGTACCCATTTATATTCTCTTCCGTTCCCTCCAACGTACCGTTTATTCCTTCTTCCGCAATCAAGATCCTACCTTTCAAATTCAAATACTCACAAAGCTCTCTCTGTGCTTTCATCAAATCTTGTGGACATCTGATGTCCACAAATTTATAGAAAAGAATCACTTTATACATGACAGATAGTTTGCAATATTTTGAAATAAAAGGAAAGCGAAAACTCCTTACCTGCCAATTGGCAAATAAGGAGTTTTCGTAAACTTAGAGTTTATCTTTGAATTAGGAAACGTGTTTAGAGATGTGCTTAGCCATCTGCATCATGCCGATGGTTGCCTTGCCGTCGAATATTTTTTTCAAATTTTCGTCGTTATTGATGGTTCTTTTATCATTTGGGTCCTGAAGGTTCTTACCTTTGATGTATACCCAGAGTTTTTTTACTACTTCCGAACGAGGCATCGGTCCTTTACCGACCACAGCCTCGAGTTCAGGGCTCAAAGTCATAGGCTTCATGAATGCAGAATTTGCTTTTGGCATATTGCTTTAAATAAATGTTAATTAATATCGCTTTCTGCTAGTATACAATACTTCCCTATTTGTGCAAAGTAAGTTATCCCATGTGTAGAAGATGACCATCTACACATAAAATACTACGGCCCCCGTTGCGTTTGCACGCACGGGGGCCGTTGCCTCTATTCGAGGCAGTTCTTGAACTTGACTGCTTCCGCCGACGAAAGGCGGACCTGGACCTTCGAGTGGAGAGAGAGGATTCCCTTCCATTCACTAAAGCCGACGGTCGCTTCGCCGTTCACTGTCTTCGTCAGCAAGAGTGCAAACATCTTCTTCGGAAAGCGGCCACCCGTGACAGTGAACGAAGTCACATCGTTGTAGCGGAAGTAGATGTCGCTGCCAGTCTTTACGAAGTACTGACCGCACTGTACAGCTGCCGGCCCTTCGTTCACAGAACTGACCGGCATGAGGGTATATTCGCCCGCCGGCGCCGAACCACTGGCAGTTTCCGCATCATTCGCTAGGAGAGCGATGGATGCGGTGAAAATCAAGAGGACCGAGAACAGAAGTCTGGTCATGAGAATACTCCTTTGAGAACTTGACTGTCGGCTACCCTAGCACATTTTATAAATATTGCAAGCCGTGTTATCAAAACCTCGTCTTTACTAAAACTTGTAAATAAAATCGTTTGTTGCGGATTGGACAATAGTAAAGGGCTGCTTTATCTTGTGAGATAAGCAGCCCTGGACCCAGGAATCAAAGTACCGAGGTAAAAGGAACCTAAGAATCGAAGTAGTCGCGGCTGGTAAAAACAGCCTCAACGGTGCAACTGCCACTAGTATAGCATACTCACACAATCTGTCAATAAAAATTGTTTATTTTAAATAGAGGTGTCAAAAATATGAAGTAAAATAAGGGTTGTTTTTTGTATGAAGTCGTGATATTATTGGGAATATGAGAAATGACCCTAATGAAATAAAGTTGAATGAAATTCCCCTCTCTCTATCTGAATTTCTAGAATCTTTCAATAAAAACATGCCTGCTACTTTCCCTCAAGTATCTGAAGCAAACTTATTAAAGTTTAAAGAAGAGCATAAAGCCCTGTTCCAAAAAGGAGGCAGCTGGTCCCTCGACCAACATAGAAAAAAAGTGATGGATTGGCTTCCTCGTAATGTAGACATGGTTTAATAAAAACGAAGTGGTCGCGATATTTCACGCGACCACCAGAATTCCGTTCTCAGTGGGGACAAGAACAACGATATTCGCCTTCGGGCAAAAGATCTCTACAACTTGGCCCTGTTTTGAAAGACGAAGTTTCCCGTAACCGTTCCAGGATTCATCGGGAGCCTGATGGAAATTTCTTTCTCTAAGCCAAGAGGCTGCACACTCGGGAGATATGAAAGTCCCCAGATTGCAGACCACGTTGCCAGAGAGATTTCTGATCTCAATGATGTGCATGGTCTGCTATCCTTCCACTAAAGAATATAGGCTACCCCACCTAAAAATCAAGTACCCGGAAAATTCATGGGCAGGTTGAAA
Protein-coding sequences here:
- a CDS encoding DEAD/DEAH box helicase, whose protein sequence is MYKKTFDRRGPRKPSFNNRGRFSGTKNAGRSQYIDPSKFINKAVITEETDHFVPEHKFADFLIEESLKNAVIEKGYVLPTPIQDRAIPHALKGSDVVGIANTGTGKTAAFLIPLINKVLKNKDEKILVIVPTRELAVQINSELKGFTKDMKIFSACCYGGAPIGGQIRDLKYYNNFVIGTPGRLKDLINRNCINLRSFKTIVLDEADRMLDMGFVNDIREVVAVMPKDRQSLFFSATLSPTIEKLIGEFLKDPVRISVKTRDTAKNVDQDVVRIKSGENKIDVLHKLLSQPEFTKVLIFGKTKHGVEKLSKTLFSLGLKTESIHGNKNQSKRQKALELFKGDHIQALIATDVAARGLDISDVSHVINFDIPATYDDYVHRIGRTGRGNKKGKALTFLE
- a CDS encoding rhodanese-like domain-containing protein → MYKVILFYKFVDIRCPQDLMKAQRELCEYLNLKGRILIAEEGINGTLEGTEENINGYMEILKDGKMEGWELFKNMSFKESEGNGKAFTRLQVVVKPEVVTMGAGKFDIKNETAPTVTADELHEMYMKKEKGEEDFVILDLRNDYEINVGKFDGTVNDELGFSLQNFRDLPNRMEKLKDLKNKKVVTVCTGDIRCEKATCLLKREGFQDLYHLQDGIHSYMQKFPAKRFKGSLFVFDNRMTTPVVDSPFREIIGRCVYCASLCEDFYSNDTVRPSRKVICCPKCAEAHSSELRKCVA
- a CDS encoding SWIB/MDM2 domain-containing protein; translation: MPKANSAFMKPMTLSPELEAVVGKGPMPRSEVVKKLWVYIKGKNLQDPNDKRTINNDENLKKIFDGKATIGMMQMAKHISKHVS